From the Musa acuminata AAA Group cultivar baxijiao chromosome BXJ3-7, Cavendish_Baxijiao_AAA, whole genome shotgun sequence genome, one window contains:
- the LOC135642479 gene encoding pentatricopeptide repeat-containing protein At3g26782, mitochondrial-like, translating into MFPRSTVFRALHQWRSNADGPPALPLAPEPSSFATAVRSSASLRVLKPLHAAVLRHHPDDLVLSVALACRYSQLGLPRAGLSLLSPAAADPSLLPAADTFFWNLLVRGLVESGAHDRALALYRQMREPRGGAQPNNFTFPPVLKACSYLGDFEEGVKVHDDAAELGYDSDVFVRNSLISMYGKSGALDTAKRLFDEMPDRSVVTWTAMIGAFAQNGHPEDALALFHRMLEERVRPNRATFLTVMPCVIRCHDADDLHKLIIRYRLESQVIVQNAIMGMYSRCGKIEQARKLFDGIAEKDLASWSSMIEAYARADMFEEAMKLFRNMKLLEIVPDRVTLLGVTCGCSNSAVASLRHARLIHGFAIRSLLIEDLMVETAVIDSYVRRGSLSSARRIFDQMREKNLVTWSTMISGYGMHGRGVEALELFNRMKCLMKPDHITFVSVLSACSHAGLIVEGWQCFNSMTTEFGIVARAEHYACMVDLLGRAGQLEKAREFIEKMPIKPDSSVWGSLLGACRIHPDAKITELAATSLFELDPQNSGRYILLSNIYTSLGKIEEAHSIRVLMRKRGVKKIAGYTVIELNNKLYKFLVGDCSNPQSDLMYRELERLMDRIKEAGYVPNTNFALHDVEEETKVKSLYMHSEKLAIVFGLINTGPESTIRIHKNLRVCGDCHTATKFISKVTKRKIVMRDSHRFHHFSDGECSCGDYW; encoded by the coding sequence ATGTTCCCACGGAGCACCGTTTTTCGCGCTCTCCACCAATGGCGCTCCAACGCGGACGGACCACCGGCGCTCCCGCTGGCGCCGGAGCCCAGCTCATTTGCCACAGCCGTCAGGAGCTCCGCTTCGCTCCGAGTCTTGAAGCCCCTTCACGCCGCCGTCCTCCGCCACCACCCCGACGACCTTGTCCTCTCCGTCGCCCTTGCTTGCCGCTACTCCCAACTTGGCCTCCCGCGGGCTGGCCTCTCCCTCCTCTCGCCGGCTGCTGCCGATCCTTCCCTCCTCCCGGCCGCCGATACCTTTTTCTGGAACCTCCTCGTCCGCGGTCTTGTCGAATCCGGAGCCCACGATCGCGCTCTCGCTCTCTACCGCCAGATGCGAGAGCCTCGCGGTGGCGCTCAGCCCAATAATTTTACCTTTCCCCCCGTTCTCAAGGCCTGTTCCTACCTCGGTGACTTCGAGGAAGGCGTCAAGGTCCATGACGACGCCGCGGAGCTCGGCTACGACTCCGATGTTTTCGTCCGCAACTCCCTCATTTCCATGTACGGCAAAAGTGGCGCTTTGGACACTGCGAAGAGGCTGTTTGATGAAATGCCCGATAGAAGCGTGGTCACTTGGACCGCGATGATTGGAGCCTTCGCTCAAAATGGGCATCCAGAGGACGCGCTTGCATTGTTCCATCGAATGCTGGAGGAGCGAGTTAGGCCCAACAGAGCGACATTCTTGACAGTGATGCCATGTGTTATCAGGTGTCATGATGCTGACGACTTGCATAAGCTGATCATCAGGTACCGTCTGGAATCACAAGTGATTGTCCAGAATGCAATCATGGGCATGTACTCAAGGTGTGGAAAGATTGAACAAGCACGGAAATTGTTCGATGGGATTGCTGAGAAGGATTTGGCATCTTGGAGTTCGATGATTGAGGCTTATGCACGGGCCGATATGTTCGAGGAAGCCATGAAGCTATTTCGAAACATGAAGTTACTTGAGATTGTGCCAGACCGGGTGACACTTCTCGGTGTCACTTGTGGTTGTTCCAATTCAGCAGTAGCATCTCTAAGGCATGCACGGCTTATTCATGGCTTTGCAATTAGGAGCTTACTGATTGAGGATTTAATGGTCGAAACAGCTGTAATCGATAGCTACGTGAGACGTGGGAGTCTAAGCAGTGCTCGTAGAATATTTGATCAGATGCGAGAGAAGAATTTGGTGACCTGGAGCACTATGATATCTGGGTATGGAATGCATGGGAGGGGAGTGGAGGCGCTTGAACTATTTAACCGCATGAAGTGCTTGATGAAACCAGACCACATTACGTTTGTCTCTGTGCTCTCTGCTTGCAGCCATGCCGGCTTAATTGTTGAAGGTTGGCAGTGCTTTAATTCTATGACCACGGAGTTTGGGATTGTTGCTCGTGCTGAGCATTATGCATGCATGGTTGATCTGCTGGGACGAGCAGGACAGCTTGAAAAAGCTAGAGAATTCATTGAGAAAATGCCCATAAAACCAGATTCTAGCGTGTGGGGATCCTTGCTTGGTGCTTGCAGGATTCATCCGGATGCAAAGATCACAGAATTGGCTGCAACCTCACTGTTTGAATTGGACCCTCAGAATTCAGGCCGTTACATTCTATTGTCAAATATCTACACTTCTTTGGGGAAGATTGAAGAAGCCCATAGCATTAGAGTTCTCATGAGAAAGAGAGGGGTGAAAAAGATAGCTGGTTACACTGTCATAGAATTGAACAACAAGCTATACAAGTTTTTAGTTGGGGACTGTTCCAACCCTCAATCAGATTTGATGTATAGGGAACTCGAGAGATTGATGGACAGGATTAAAGAGGCAGGATATGTGCCAAATACCAACTTTGCATTGCATGATGTGGAGGAAGAGACGAAAGTTAAGTCGTTGTATATGCACAGTGAGAAACTTGCTATTGTTTTTGGGCTTATTAACACGGGGCCTGAAAGTACCATTCGGATCCACAAGAACCTGAGGGTTTGTGGAGATTGTCATACTGCTACCAAATTTATCTCAAAGGTCACAAAGAGGAAGATAGTCATGAGAGACTCACATAGGTTTCATCATTTTAGTGATGGGGAGTGTTCCTGTGGGGATTACTGGTGA
- the LOC103992132 gene encoding gibberellin-regulated protein 6 — protein sequence MATASSQRISLLFFFLCGSLDLGSAKAMAKLVVLVAIALLAISIADSGSKVLAKATEQSEEEYMPASNGQGTLRTYQCPSQCTRRCSRTQYHKPCMFFCQKCCMKCLCVPSGFYGNKGECPCYNNWKTKRGGPKCP from the exons ATGGCCACTGCAAGCTCCCAACGCATCTccttgctcttcttcttcctctgtggATCTCTAGATCTGGGAAGCGCAAAGGCCATGGCTAAGCTTGTTGTCCTTGTGGCCATTGCTCTACTGGCCATTTCCATAGCTGACTCCGGTTCAAAG GTGCTAGCCAAAGCAACTGAGCAATCTGAAGAGGAGTACATGCCG GCTTCAAATGGACAAGGAACCCTTCGAACTTATC AGTGCCCATCTCAATGCACGAGGAGGTGCTCCAGGACGCAGTATCACAAGCCATGCATGTTCTTCTGCCAGAAGTGCTGCATGAAGTGCCTCTGCGTGCCATCAGGTTTCTATGGCAACAAAGGAGAATGTCCCTGCTACAACAACTGGAAGACCAAGAGAGGAGGACCCAAATGCCCATGA